The Juglans microcarpa x Juglans regia isolate MS1-56 chromosome 2S, Jm3101_v1.0, whole genome shotgun sequence genome has a window encoding:
- the LOC121252571 gene encoding S-adenosylmethionine decarboxylase proenzyme-like, with translation MALPISAIGFEGYEKRLEVSFFEPSIFADPGGMGLRSLSKAQLDEILEPAECTIVASLSNHDVDSYVLSESSLFVYPYKAIVKTCGTTKLLLSIPAILKLADALSLAVKSVRYTRGSFNFPGAQSFPHRSFSEEVAVLDGHFSKLGLASKAYVMGGPEKSQKWHVYSASAELASQSSAVYTLEMCMTGLDRNRASVFYKTHASSPARMTEDSGIRKILPQSEICDFEFDPCGYSMNAIEGAAISTIHITPEDGFSYASFEAVGYHFQYVNLAQLLERVLACFQPTDFSVALHADVAGMELGSKYPLDLKGYHCEEKCSEMLGLGGSIVYHSFVRAECVGSPRSILKCCWSEDEKDNDVEEDN, from the coding sequence ATGGCCTTGCCAATTTCTGCCATTGGGTTTGAAGGCTATGAAAAGAGGCTTGAAGTATCCTTTTTTGAACCAAGCATCTTTGCTGACCCTGGGGGCATGGGCCTCCGGTCTTTGTCTAAAGCTCAATTGGATGAGATCTTAGAACCAGCTGAATGCACTATTGTTGCTTCACTATCAAATCATGATGTTGATTCTTATGTTCTATCAGAATCTAGCCTTTTTGTGTATCCTTACAAAGCTATCGTTAAAACTTGTGGGACAACGAAATTGCTTCTCTCTATCCCAGCCATCCTTAAATTGGCTGATGCTTTATCCCTTGCTGTAAAATCTGTGAGATACACTCGTGGAAGCTTTAATTTTCCTGGGGCTCAGTCGTTTCCACATCGTAGCTTCTCAGAGGAAGTAGCTGTCCTTGATGGTCATTTTAGCAAACTTGGTTTGGCCAGCAAGGCATATGTGATGGGTGGCCCTGAGAAGTCACAGAAATGGCATGTTTACTCAGCTTCTGCAGAGTTGGCGAGTCAGTCAAGCGCTGTTTACACTCTTGAAATGTGCATGACGGGTTTAGACCGAAATAGGGCTTCAGTTTTCTATAAAACTCATGCTAGTTCACCTGCTCGCATGACAGAGGATTCTGGTATTAGGAAGATTCTTCCCCAATCTGAGATATGCGACTTTGAGTTTGATCCTTGTGGATACTCCATGAATGCTATTGAAGGTGCTGCAATTTCTACAATCCATATTACACCAGAAGATGGTTTTAGTTATGCAAGCTTTGAAGCAGTCggttatcattttcaatatgTTAATTTGGCCCAGCTACTTGAGAGGGTTTTGGCTTGCTTCCAACCTACTGATTTCTCTGTGGCTCTGCATGCTGACGTTGCTGGAATGGAACTTGGATCCAAGTACCCTCTGGACTTGAAGGGCTACCATTGTGAAGAGAAGTGCTCTGAAATGCTTGGGTTGGGTGGCTCTATCGTTTATCACAGCTTTGTCAGGGCTGAATGCGTTGGATCTCCTAGATCAATCCTGAAATGCTGCTGGAGTGAGGACGAGAAGGACAATGACGTTGAAGAAGATAATTAG
- the LOC121251451 gene encoding stress-induced protein KIN2-like — protein MADNSQNLSFQAGEKKGQAQEKASNMMDGAANVAQSAKESIQETGSQMKEKAQGAADSVKNATGMNK, from the exons ATGGCAGACAATTCACAGAACCTGAGTTTCCAAGCTGGGGAGAAAAAGGGCCAAGCTCAG GAGAAAGCCAGCAACATGATGGACGGGGCTGCCAATGTTGCTCAATCTGCCAAAGAGTCAATCCAAGAG ACTGGTAGTCAGATGAAAGAAAAGGCACAAGGAGCTGCTGATTCTGTGAAGAATGCGACTGGCATGAACAAATGA